The sequence TGACCAGGTGGCAACTCAAATATGGAGAATTAACTGTGCTgaaaaaatagataaatatGTGGTATAAATATGAGCTCTTTATATTGTTTAGTTGTACAGACTCACCAGATACGATTAACGAATCTATTCTTACTCTTAAtatcaaaaaaacaaacaatCTATTCTTACTGCACACAATAATTGAGTTCCTAACCAAGACAATTTCAGGTTGCAGAAGAAAGATACATTAAAGATGAAAATACATACTTGGAGACTTTGAAGGATCCTTCAATTTTGATTGTGACATTGTTGCTTGTCCACCCTTCATTGGAAGTGATCTTGGTATTCGTGATGGGACTTTATGACTGCATTTAGCAAGAATAATGTATGAATACAAATTACATGTTGATAAATGCAtctcaacatcaaaaaaaaagtgtAACCAATTCTGATACAGGCAACTATTTCAGTAGCATGCTTTGATCATAATTCAATCCTTCATTGATAATGGTGTCTACTGTACATAAAGGAATCAGAAAGAAGGGATGAGGAAATTATATATGTGCTCAAACCTAAACAAGCCTCCTCATCTTCAgacaaatgatttttttttttttgccattaGAAGGCCCCAAGACATTTtacacaaaagaaaagggatgTTTGTTTGTGATGACCTTAAAATCTTTTCTACTAGGTAATAGATTATCCTTATGCATGAAGACAAGGAATCAAGTTGTTGTAGTCAGACCCTAATTTCTAACCATATTCACCATGAAGAGTCATAACATTTATTAAGAAATAGACAGTAACAAGTaggagaaaagaaaacagaagcaGAGGGAACCTACAAGAGAACAGTTATAGAAGATCAAAGggcaaatataaaatatttggactcaaaatcaaaaaaaattatatagatttaaaaatttgaaaagggGATCTTTGCATAAATCCAACCCCTCCCAAAACATAGacgcacacaaaaaaaaaagtatgcatTTACCTTCAAAAAGCCGAAAGTGCATGGATGTCCCTACTCCCTACAAAGGTCTAATTTGTCTTTTAGTATATCtagtttttttgaaaattttgttgggCAAATTGAAAATGTTTTACCAACAGGCatacatgtttttttttccGGCAACTAAATAAGAAATTCGGCCTGTTTGAATAGTACCTATGCAAAATCCTCATATGGATGAAAGGGCAAAATAATATGGTAACGTTGCTCTTTCTTTGAAGGAAATCATCTAATTGCTAATGCACATAAATGAGCTTCAGATTTGCAGGTGCATATGCAAGATTTATAGATTTTGAAATGGACATATATACAGGTTTCAAACTTTTTGAAGGGTTGTAAATAAACAAGCACTTTTGGAGTTATACATGAAAAGATCCCAAAGAAAAAATAGATACCAAATATGTTGAGACTTGTGATTTTAACCATTAAGCTGAGGTGGTAAATTACCACTTGAATGAATCATATAAATTACTAGAGTCTTGTCCTTATCCTAAGAAAATGAACGTACATCTTCTCTGTTTTGACCTCTGCTGGTTTGCCCACCTCAGGGAATAGAGTTGACTCGATGGCAGAGTTTATAGAACAGTCGATTTCTGCTCCCATTGATAGACCACCATCAGATATGTCACTTAATCTTTCTTCTGAATCTGCCTCACCAGAGCCCAAAAGATCAACATAAGCAGGAAGATTCTGACCTTTATCACTTCCATTCTGATCAGAATACTTATCACTGAATTCTAGAAGTTATCAGAACATGAAGTAGCTCTAAGATTAAGTTTCACCGGCCTTATACCTGACAATCGCTGACCCTGTTGGTCGGTCCCACCTAGCGACAGAATGCCAGGAGTGGAAGAAGAGTGACATAATAAGTTATTGCCATATCTCTCACTATTTGCATTGGACCGTGTTCTAAGATCTTTGAGCAGCTGCAACTGTTCAATTTCCTCATCTTTTCTTGCTATTGTGTCTTTAAGATATGCCACCTGAATGATCAAACATAATGAACCAAATGGATCTACAATgtacataaataaaatatttaagaacCCTATTTACTCATTTCACTGTCCAAAAAGTCGaactttttttatgaaaaatgtCAGCATGAGAAAGGATGACTTCAGATGCATATTAAGGTTTACAATTATCCTGTATGCAAATAGCTAATTTACCTACAAGGATCAGAGAGAGATGCACCAATGCAGACCAACAGATACAGTACAAGCTCATATCATGCTATACCAATTTAAACCTGTGTTCAATCATTCCAAGTACTCTTATTATTGTTTCTATTTGAGATAACATGGAaagattctatttttttttttaagctccTCTTCCTTTTTTAAGGGTCTAAAAGTCTTGATCTACAAATTGGACAAGGTAAGATCTATGTAAGACTTCAACAATACTATCAGAAATGAACTCCTTGAGAATTGGCAATAAGTGCAACACTCCTATGCATCATTAATGTCTATGGATCATGATTTTAAGCAATTTGTGTTGTTACGCATCAGGGTGTACAAGGAGTTGTCTAATGTGACATTTTTGACCAAATTATTTGCAACTACGTGATGCCCATGTGAAGCCTCAATAAGCATAGGCATATTGATGATCATTTTGTGTTCCTAGATTTCTAATATTTAGTAAAAATtgtctattattttttaaattgccTGTACACTAGCATGAAGCAATTAAAATTCATTTATGTTGGGGGGAATAGAGTTTAAATGACCGATCATGAAACTTTTAAATACTTCTGCACCGTTTCATGTCAACCCATACCAATTGCTGTGCCAGCATGGCATGGTACATGCACCATGCCAGCCCAGGAGCACAATATGTGATATTTAATCCCTGCTTATCTCAAGAAAATATAGATATTTAAATAagtttaagtgatgtatagatcaAATCTTAGCATGGAGGTTGTTTGACTACCAACCATCTCCATACACATTTTCCTACTTTCCACTTTAAAAGTAAACtatatttttcttgacttaGGGATGCGTCCTCCTAGGGGGACTTTGTTGCTTTTGTAACATGGCATACTCACTATTGCACATACTTTAAAAAGAAGTATCAAGGATGTATATAAcatggtttaggtgagttggaGAGTTCCGTCTTTTttttatagagagagagagagagagagactcctATGTAGAGAAATACTCCTAACTACTACCACAGAAACCAAGGTCGACAGTTTCAGAACCAGCTACTGTACGAGTACCTGATCGCTACCATACAACACACTCGGTAGGCAAATGTGTAATGCTATCAGTACAGCATTTTTTggattctttttgttttttcattttttttatttttaggatTATTTTAACATTGATGGATGTTTAAAAGTACTATAGTGTACTTTTAAAGTACCAAATTAAGCCTTAATTACTGTTCAAAGTACACAATTAAGGTTTTATGGATGTTCGAGTACTTAATATATTTCTATTAGCAAATTTagacattttaaaattttgaaatttggacAACACAAGCTGTTATTACAAATTCTATGGAGCACTTTATGGTATTATACACCTGTAGTATCCAAACGACGCTTGTACATAAAAAATTCCAATTAGCAAGTTTGGAcattttaaaaatttgaaatttgaacggTATTAGGCTATTAGCAGTAATTAGAAATTCTAAGGAACGCTTTATGGTAACATATGCCTATAATATTCAAACCACAATTATAGGTAGCTGGTAACAAAAACTTCTAGGAACAACCTAAAAGTAATACTTTATTAACTATTAGACTACGTGATCAACCATGCTAATAAATGTCAAGAAAATCATTAAATTTTAAAAGTTCCGAGCTTTTCCTTAGACATTGTCTCAAAAGACTCATACAGCACTAGCCCGTGATATCTCCTCAGTAACATTTTCAAGCTACAACCATTGACCGTCAAAGAAATGCAAtggaacaaagaaaaataataacatTAGAGCTAAAACCATGTGAAAGCACAGCATACAGATAAGCTAGAGAGTTTAATATAACAATTTGTCTAATAAAAAATCAATAGTGAAACATCAGCAGTAGTTTGGAACATTCAAGTCCAACAATGTTGCATTTATTGATACATCTTTAGATGCTCAAAGTTGTAACATTATCCTTATATATCAATCAGGGCATACGATGaatttaaatcattatgatttatgaggagaaggaagaagaaaaaggaaagaaaggaaggaaagaaaaagaaaaggaaagaaagaaaagaaggaaaaaagaagaagaaaaggaaagaaagaaaagaagtgaagaaaaagaaaagaaaagaaagaagggaagggggaagaagaagaaaaaacaaataagggaaggaaagaaagaaaagaagggaaaaagaagaagaaaaggaaagaaagaaaggaagtgaagaagaagaaaaaacaaataaggaaattaagaaaagaagaaggaaaggaaagaaaaaaaggaaagaagaaaagaaggaaagaaattaaggaaagaagaagaaaaggagagaaaggaagaacgggagaagaaaagaaaggaaggaaggaaagaagatgaAAAGTGAAAGAAGTGAAGGAAGggagaggaaaaagaaagaacggaaggaaggaaaaaaggaaagaaagaataataaaaaggtgaaagaaaaaggATAAGGGACCCGAAACACCCTAAACCGCTCCAAACCAAGCAGAACCAGGCAGTCCCACTAAGTTCATGCTGGTTTGGCCCAGTTCTGACCCTTCACCGAGCAAAACCCCTGAACCTCAACCTGGTTCGGTCAGTACGCCCTGAACAGAGCAGTTCAGGTTGGTTCTGTGTACCTTCATAGAAACTGATTGTTATGAAAAAAGAAGACAATCCCCATAGAAAAGTAAATAGGAGAAATCGAGTAAAATAACCTGTTCCATTAAATCTTTCACATCCTTGCCCTCTTTGTTGCTCCGCGCAGCACCTAACTCGACTCCAGATACCCTTTCAGCAAACTTCAGGGTACTTATAGTCTCTGAAAATGATTCAACATCTGGATTTATCTGCACAAACATGAGTGTCTTAGCTTGTCCACCTGCAGTACAAGGGAATATGGAATCAAATTTAGTTTGGTATATAATTCAGGACCTCTGCTAGTAATTAGACATGCTAATAACTCAATCTATTGTAGTGTCCATGGTTGAAACAAATAAAACAGCTGATGCCTAAGGAACTTTGAGTTGAAACAAATAAAACAGCTGATACCTAAGGAACTTTGAAGGACTTGCGTAAGTTTGCTGTTTCTATATGGAACATGAGGACTTTTTTGAGCTAAAGCAAATATGACATCTCCTAGTGCAGAAAGAGATTTGTTAATATGCATTGCTTCCTTGAGCCTGTCTCCAGTTGCTTCAGAGCGTTCCACTCTCTCACTTCCAGCAAGATCTATCAAATGAAGACAACCCCGCAAAGTTGATCCGGTCTTTAATTCCACACCTCGAACATGAACGGTCagaacactgcagcacagaGTAATTGTAAAAGAAGctagaacattttttttttctgaaatagcACATGCATAAGAATGATTCAAAAAGGAAGACCTGTGAGACCGGCTACTTCTTTCATTCAAAGCAGTTGAACCCACAGCCCTATTAGCTTGTCCAATTTGCATCAACTCCAGGACATCCGATGTTGATTTTACAGAGAGCATGCTTGCTTCTGGAACTGCAAGTCCATTGGGTTGGGAAGTACTCCAGATCCCAAGTGTGCGCAAGTTAAAGTGAAGACATTCTCACAAGTAAAATGACAATTTTCCATGTGCAGACTAACATAAGGAATACTCTGATGGCAACAGGTATCTCAACATTAACACTATGAAATGTGTGACATCTTGTCCCGTGATGTTTTCTTTACAAAAATAATGGGGATTTCTTTTCATTAATTGCACATCAATATTCCCAATATATTCAGAAATTATGCCACAAAAAGAATCTTGAATAATTTTCATAAGAAATAATAAAAGGTTTGGAAAGcaaaagataaataaaaagatacacATGGAAGGATATCTCTTTTGTGAACCATCATTTGAGAGGAGATCACGCACTTGTTCGTTGTATATTTCAACCATCTGAACTCCTACTTCATATGAAAAAGTGCTTCTCCTATTCCGGGAGATGTCAAAAAGGTCATTCAGAGCTCGATAGTTGACCCCCCAATACTCTTTTGACACTGAATTAGGTCCAGTCTTAAGCAAAGACAGAATTTTGAAGAAACAAGACAATAGTATAAATAAGCATATTTCCATCAGAAACAATACATTTGAGTTAAATTGACAGTAACAAGTAGTGGATgatgaggaaaaaaaatattcataccATGGTGTAGGTTTTCCCCGAACCAGTTTGACCATATGCAAAGATGCACACATTGTAGCCATCAAGAACTGACCGTATTAGGGGTTGAATGTCCAAGAACACTTCAGCTGTCAAAATCAAACAAGTGTGATGCAGGAActacaaaaatgaaaaatgcaTCTTATATTTATAAACTTCTATTCTTATCTCagttactacaaaattcatctttAATATGTGAAACTGATAAATAAGTAAGTGCAACTTTGGAAAGAAATTCAGCAAATAGCATTAAAAAGGTCTCAGCTACAAAAGCTAAACCTTGAGTAGCGGCTGGACTGTAGACCTTGTTAAACTTGAACATTCGATGCCCATCTTTGCCTTGTTTGGAGGGATTTGCAATAAGAAGCTCACCGTTCTCACCAATGAAATCTATGGTTGTTGACCTTTTATTTTGACCAGGAAGGAATGGCCTAATGCGACAATATACTCTGATGTTTCCTAACAAAGATTGTCAAACCAAATCAAAGTCAGAAAATGTGAAGATGAtagcaataaaaaaaactaCCTACATAATAGGTTGGTTTTGTGTACCAAATAGATACCTTTCAATTCCTGAACCTCATTGTACAGTCTCTGATTTTCTGCAAGAATTGTATGATAATTTTCAGCAGCATCTACTAATACTTTCAGCTTTAGCCCTGCATATCACAAGGACCAACATATCCACAGAGTCATCAAAAGTTCAAAACCGGCTAAAAAAATATACTAAAATCTGCACAATCTGTTTCTTTTTCAAGTGGGGGAAAAAATCTGTGAATGCTTACCCATGTTTGATATTTCTTCCCACCATCTTCTTTGAGAATTCATGACTTGATGTTTGATAGAATGTGACGCCC is a genomic window of Phoenix dactylifera cultivar Barhee BC4 chromosome 4, palm_55x_up_171113_PBpolish2nd_filt_p, whole genome shotgun sequence containing:
- the LOC103717843 gene encoding kinesin-like protein KIN-14C yields the protein MGNENLEAEAAKKRSDVVVWLNSLFPDLNMTKEASEEDLRARLFDGTVLCRILNRLNPSLLSPRGVYVSSEQRLTDVKKFLLAMDEMGLPSFKVMDLEQGSISAVVECLLYLRDHINSEPGEDGIHDMGKPGSQLRKRWRLPEGDWAAAFENRIQCGQNSKVFGEGGRNFAETNLQHVWESPVISDPSAALSHQVRDKFYEVFQLKHGHYSDHSARKISEMMKSNSLENAPTLSLFSVINGILDESIDRKNGETPHRVALILRKVVQEIERRVATQSEHIINQNNLIKAWEEKYQSRIRVLETLANGTNEETLIVMNQLKLMKIKKSKVEEKMKLQEHDVVRLTKENENKDQTVAELKQELEMTNKMYEHRCQQLESKAKETKLHIDERIKQVEFLLAESKKKIKELESASESTLQNWSKKEHIFQNFIGFQLQSVQDLRRASHSIKHQVMNSQRRWWEEISNMGLKLKVLVDAAENYHTILAENQRLYNEVQELKGNIRVYCRIRPFLPGQNKRSTTIDFIGENGELLIANPSKQGKDGHRMFKFNKVYSPAATQAEVFLDIQPLIRSVLDGYNVCIFAYGQTGSGKTYTMTGPNSVSKEYWGVNYRALNDLFDISRNRRSTFSYEVGVQMVEIYNEQVRDLLSNDGSQKRLGIWSTSQPNGLAVPEASMLSVKSTSDVLELMQIGQANRAVGSTALNERSSRSHSVLTVHVRGVELKTGSTLRGCLHLIDLAGSERVERSEATGDRLKEAMHINKSLSALGDVIFALAQKSPHVPYRNSKLTQVLQSSLGGQAKTLMFVQINPDVESFSETISTLKFAERVSGVELGAARSNKEGKDVKDLMEQVAYLKDTIARKDEEIEQLQLLKDLRTRSNANSERYGNNLLCHSSSTPGILSLGGTDQQGQRLSDSEERLSDISDGGLSMGAEIDCSINSAIESTLFPEVGKPAEVKTEKIHKVPSRIPRSLPMKGGQATMSQSKLKDPSKSPSTKKATTSQATASLAMLPKHLL